Part of the Bos taurus isolate L1 Dominette 01449 registration number 42190680 breed Hereford chromosome 1, ARS-UCD2.0, whole genome shotgun sequence genome is shown below.
GAAGGGAAAATGGAGATACCACAAATAAAATTTTTGGGATGTGCAAAacagttttgattttatttcttacaAACTATAGGACTCCAAGCCCCCTGATCCTTGATCAGAACTACATTAACACCAAAAATCAAGTTATCAAGGCAGAGAGGAGGGTGCTAAAGGAATTGGGATTTTGTGTTCATGTCAAGCATCCCCATAAGGTGAGTTGTAGAATACAGAAATTACATTCGTAAGTATTagggttttgttatttttaaaatattatttcctgcaaatttatcttTGAGCACTAACCATTGGttttaaaaagcaactttttGGACATTGAAATGATCAGTAAAATGAGAATCAAAGTCCTGGGTTCAAGTCTTAACTTTTTATTGTGTGGGTGTAGATAAGTTCTTTTTGCTTCTGAGGTAACCCAATGTTCATACTAGAGAATGGAGATTTTTACATATTAGCCATGGAATGAATAAACACATGTCTGCAGAAGTACCTGGTGGTGTGTTACCCTGTTGCATAGTGAAATGGCTTCGAGTGTGTGGCTGCTCACTTTCAGCATCATTGAGTGTTTTTAGGTTTCTCCAGTGTCTCTTGGCTTCCATAAGCTCAGCATAAGCCATAGCACAATGATATGAGAGCTCTGGGGGCAGGACCATCTGCACATAGAAATGTGTTTCTgccattagctgtgtgaccttggcagaAAACTCCGTGCCTCAGATTCCACATCTCTAAAATTGTGAAATgagaatgatgatgataatggtcCAGAAAGATCTGAGCTCAGGTACCCTcagttgagtttttaaaatttatcacacTTTAGTATGGTAAGCTTCACTGTAGAGAGGTTTGGTTACTTACTATAATACCCACTCTGAGTTGTGCATAGTATGCACCATACACATTGTGTAACTGTAAAACTGTCTCTAGGGCGTTTGTACCTTTggaaattaagtgaaataatcagTTCCTGTCACATGAAAAATTAGATACTGTTCTTAGATGatttaacttcttttttcctGTACAATTTTGGAACATTTCATGTCCATGTGAACTTTAGTAACATAAAAATCTACATTGACTATCAGGTACATTTTAGGTTGGTCTGTATTATTCATGCAGTTTTTATGAATTAAAACTTGCTCCTAACATTTTCAGTTACTTACGTTCATTGAACTCTGTACTTTGAAAGAACTTCCAATATGCTAAACTAAGTTTTTTTCCCTTGTTCTTCAGATCATTGTTATGTATTTACAAGTCTTAGAATGTGAACGTAATCAAACCCTGGTTCAAACTGCCTGGTAagttgcttttttacatttctttcctagccaggaaaacagaagcagaaataaagtaagtttcattttccctttccaaAATAATGAGATAAGTTTGTTttggtgctttttgtttttttgttttttaatcaaaagGTAAATAATGCTTATTTCTGCTTCCTGTTTTCTTGGCTTGACTAATTACTTTTAATGGAGAACTCAatttaactttgttcttttttctactCTTTAATTAAAGGGTAGTCCATGATGGTAAGTCATAGAACTCTGCCCTCTGCACTTCAGCCCATGACCTCAGGATGGCCTGATTGGCTGCCCTGCTCTCCAGCCAATCCAGTGCAAGCTCTCATCCGAGATTCACTGAAGTGGTCCATATCCATCTGGCAGCATCTTCTAGTTCTGTCGGGTTGTCAAAAAGGATTTGTATATTTGTTTCTAGAAGTAACTATTCACATGCCTATGTATTTAATGTATACCTGTAACTATCAAAATGAATAGTTCATTTTTGATAGATTTGTTGTCCAGCCATTATGACTTTTGTTAGGAGTTTGACTAGATTTCTATTTTTAGTATGTATAGCATGAATTCTACCATTGGAAAGAGCAGCTTAAAATGGGCACCATCCCCATTCTTGATGAATGTATAGCTGCTGGGCTATTGGAGGCAATGGTATTAGAAGTAAGAAGTACTGCATTTTAAAGAGCTGTTAATTTTAACATAGAACTCTAAAACTTAGATTTTAGAGATATAGATGTGTGATTTGTAGTGCTGACttattaaaagttaaaacaagGAGTTTGTGGTTCAGCCACAACTACTGTCTTAAGACTGTTGATGTGCAGTACTTAAGTGATGTAATTCTTATGTTCTGGACTTAACGACTGCCATGCTTCTTTATTAGTAATACTAGAAAAGTCTCATTGCTTTTATAAAATGCATGACTTTAATATATGTTCTATAGATTTTTAGCAGTTTTCATGGGTTACGGACTTTTAAGAAAACAGTCTTTTAGTTTAACCTTTTGAAcaatttgtaaaatttatttaatacttCAGGAATATTGTGGGGAGGGTTCACTATTAAAAAAGTCCAGTGATTTATTAACTGAAGTAGTTactgcttttatttatatttagtcATACTTGTATATAAACAAGgctgttatatatattatttgctCTTCACTTCCCAACCTAGGTTTTCTGAACTAGCTTAGTTTTCTTAATTTGGTGCGTGCTTACTGAAAATGCCTTTTTATCCCTATCACAGTATTGAATTTTTGAAAGAACTTGATTGACACTGCTTTTCATTGTGGATAAAGGAGAGAGATGGTCAATAATTAATGGCTTGAAGTATTGTTGGAGTGGTTTATCATTTCTGAAACTAATCATGTCAGAACTTTCAAAGCATTGCTTTTCAtagaaatatgtttttttaaaaaactgttctatGTGGAGTAATAGTATGGAATTATTTTAAAGGACTTCGGTCCTATTTAGGAGATATGAAGAATGATTCTAGTGTTAAATTCTTATCTCTTACTGCTTTTGAGTTAAGAATTGTTATATGCTAGAATACTGAAAATACAAacatgagaagaaaaaagaataaagtagatTGAGTCTCCAATTTTATGTAAGGTTCAGAGGAACTGATTTGTTTACATACAAAGCTTACGgttgaaatatttttcaggaaTTATATGAATGACAGTCTTCGAACCAATGTATTTGTTCGATTTCAACCAGAGACTATTGCATGTGCTTGCATCTACCTTGCAGCTAGAGCTCTTCAGGTAGGtgcatatatagagagagagacgtAAATCTTGTATAGTCCAATAGGATACATCACAGGAATTAGCAGTTCTAATAAAAACAGTGAAAATTTCATCTAATCTGTTTTTATGGTTTAGATTCCATTGCCAACTCGTCCCCATTGGTTTCTTCTTTTTGGTACTACGGAAGAGGAGATCCAAGAAATCTGCATAGAAACACTTAGGCTTTATACCAGAAAAAAGGTAATTCTGTTTACCAGCACTTGCGTTAATATTTTGTCAGTGCTAAGAGTGTAAACTTATGTAAAAGAGAAAtactaatttcattttcttccaacaGCCAAACTATGAATTGCTGGAAAAAGaagtagagaaaagaaaagttgCCTTACAAGAAGCCAAATTAAAAGCAAAGGGATTGAATCCTGATGGAACTCCAGCCCTTTCAACTCTTGGTGGATTTTCTCCAGCCTCTAAACCATGTAAGGTTAATAACTTAAGCACTGAATGTGTGGTTATTAGAAAGTTATAACATTTCACAGTTGCATAGAAACAGTGATGTTAAGctgttcatattttctctctTGACAGACAACTAAGGACTGATAATTGAATGGTACTTGGTTACATTTAGAAACGTATTTGGCCTTCTGTATAATCTAATAGTTAACATGccttaatattcttttaaaagcatCACCAAGAGAAGTAAAAACTGAAGAGAAGTCACCTATTTCTGTTAATGTGAAGACAATAAAAAAAGAACCCGAGGATAGACAACAGGCTTCTAAAAGCCCTTACAATGGGTGAGTATACTTGAGTTAGAAAAATGGCCTGAGGAATCTTTTTATGTATGTAATTTCTAACACTATGTACATAACTAAaaaattgtgtgtttttttaagtgTAAGAAAAGACAGCAAGAGAAGTAGAAATAGCAGAAGTGCAAGTCGATCAAGATCAAGAACACGATCACGTTCTAGATCACATACTCCAAGAAGACAGTAAGTAAACACTTTGTTGGGGAAAGCAGTCTTATTTGGAGTCTTAAAAGgttatggcttaaaaaaaaattgcacgtGGACTGTTTTCAAAGTTAGGCTAGATTTAATTCAGGGTAAATTGTCAGAAATGAGTTTGGAGATATGCTCTGTAGGCATGTGGCTTTTTTGTTTCGTGGTAGTATATGGCATTCTAttgtagttttgcttttgtttttctggagaGGTGTACGGCCTGGCCAACCACTTACTACTAATGAAGAATCAGGTTAACTATAGCTAAAGAATTTTCCCTAGTTAACTTTATAATTAGATGGCTAGCTACTTGTGGCTCTTCAGTGGTTCTTTTGAGTATATGGGAGATAATTCAATAAATAGCTAGGACACTCTGTAAAAACGAATTACTCCCTTCCTTAGAATATAGACGTAATATATTAAGGTTTGTTTAATATGTTAACAGGCTGAAGGAGAGGTAGTGAGGGGTGGGGAAGTTTATTAAACATCTTAAGTCTGGTCTGTCACTGATACAGTGGTTTTGTTTTGAACCTGCTATGAGCACCACCAAAAATATTTGCTCCCAGTAGAAACTGACTCTCAACCTCAAATTTTTATTATCTAAGTTATAATAATAGGCGGAGTCGATCTGGAACATACAGCTCGAGATCAAGAAGCAGGTCCCGCAGTCACAGTGAAAGCCCAAGAAGACATCATAATCATGGCTCTCCTCACCTTAAAGCCAAGCATACCAGAGATGATTTAAAAAGTTCAAATAGACATGGTCATAAAAGGAAAAAGTCTCGTTCTCGATCTCAGAGCAAGTCTCGGGATCACTCAGATGCTGTCAAGAAACACAGGCATGAAAGGGGACATCATAGGGACAGGCGTGAAAGATCTCGCTCCTTTGAGAGGTCCCACAAAGGCAAGCACCATGGTGGCAGTCGCTCAGGACATGGCAGGCACAGACGCTGACTTTCTTCCTTTGAGCCTGCATCAGCTCCTGATTTTGCCCATCTACAGTGTGATGTATGGACTcgtaacaaaatattaaaagcaaactgATTAGGATTTGATTTCTTAAACCCTCTAGGTCTCTAGAAACACTGAggacattttcttttgaaaagaactatgtttttgggtttttttttttttgcacataaaATGCCCTAGCAGTATCTAATTGAAAACCATGGTCAGGTTCAATTGTAATTATTATAGTTGTGTATTGTTTATTGCTATAAGAACTGGAGCGTGAATTCTGTAAAAATGTATCTTATTTTTATACAGATAAAATTGCAGACACTGTTCTATTTAAGTGGTTATTTGTTTAAATGATGGTGAATACTTTCTTAACACTGGTTTGTCTGCATGTGTAAAGAtttttacaagaaaataaaatacaaatcttGTTTTTCTAAATTGCTTCaatcttatttaaataaattattaaaaagaaaagtttttgatAGTAAAATGCCTGTACTGATTTTCTGACAGACCTGTTTCTTTCCTTGTTATATAAAGTTTGAGATTAAAATGTAATTCTTACCTGCACTGGGAGCTTTCGTAGAAATCTTCCTTATATAGGTGGAAAAAGCAAATGGGTTTGGTCCAACAGTGTAATGTTACAtgatttttacatgttttattgTAGCATGAAACTTAAGTCAAAATTTGATTTGCACATA
Proteins encoded:
- the CCNL1 gene encoding cyclin-L1, whose amino-acid sequence is MASGPHPTATAATAVSSAAPSAGGSSSGTTTTTTTTTGGILIGDRLYSEVSLTIDHSLIPEERLSPTPSMQDGLDLPSETDLRILGCELIQAAGILLRLPQVAMATGQVLFHRFFYSKSFVKHSFEIVAMACINLASKIEEAPRRIRDVINVFHHLRQLRGKRTPSPLILDQNYINTKNQVIKAERRVLKELGFCVHVKHPHKIIVMYLQVLECERNQTLVQTAWNYMNDSLRTNVFVRFQPETIACACIYLAARALQIPLPTRPHWFLLFGTTEEEIQEICIETLRLYTRKKPNYELLEKEVEKRKVALQEAKLKAKGLNPDGTPALSTLGGFSPASKPSSPREVKTEEKSPISVNVKTIKKEPEDRQQASKSPYNGVRKDSKRSRNSRSASRSRSRTRSRSRSHTPRRHYNNRRSRSGTYSSRSRSRSRSHSESPRRHHNHGSPHLKAKHTRDDLKSSNRHGHKRKKSRSRSQSKSRDHSDAVKKHRHERGHHRDRRERSRSFERSHKGKHHGGSRSGHGRHRR
- the CCNL1 gene encoding cyclin-L1 isoform X1; its protein translation is MASGPHPTATAATAVSSAAPSAGGSSSGTTTTTTTTTGGILIGDRLYSEVSLTIDHSLIPEERLSPTPSMQDGLDLPSETDLRILGCELIQAAGILLRLPQVAMATGQVLFHRFFYSKSFVKHSFEIVAMACINLASKIEEAPRRIRDVINVFHHLRQLRGKRTPSPLILDQNYINTKNQVIKAERRVLKELGFCVHVKHPHKIIVMYLQVLECERNQTLVQTAWNYMNDSLRTNVFVRFQPETIACACIYLAARALQIPLPTRPHWFLLFGTTEEEIQEICIETLRLYTRKKPNYELLEKEVEKRKVALQEAKLKAKGLNPDGTPALSTLGGFSPASKPSSPREVKTEEKSPISVNVKTIKKEPEDRQQASKSPYNGVRKDSKRSRNSRSASRSRSRTRSRSRSHTPRRQLGSK